Proteins from a genomic interval of Acyrthosiphon pisum isolate AL4f unplaced genomic scaffold, pea_aphid_22Mar2018_4r6ur Scaffold_21839;HRSCAF=25022, whole genome shotgun sequence:
- the LOC103308692 gene encoding uncharacterized protein LOC103308692 has protein sequence MSDERPVSSTPLKVNPRGKFVGSRQKLMIVNLFKSKMIQQPTLKVKEVAMIISKELGIGKNTIQSTIAEYKNKKTVSSPNKSKIRATYKQKVDDFERDAIRRKVHEFWFRKQLPTLDKILTAVNEDPDLNTYKRSTLHLLIHDLNFVYVKRGRNSALIERDDIVLWRTKYIEDIRKYRAQRRTIYYLDETWVNAGDCNDRIWQDNTVTSHRDAFLSGLSTGAPNPTAKGKRLIVVHIGSNEGFVDGGLLVFESKKGSSDYHEEMNGDVFFDWLKGVIPLLKDNSVIVMDNAPYHSVKVEKCPTLGWKKAEIESWLEEKGEPFQRPINKVGLMEIVKRIKPQFNKYVVDEYVKTKNMTVLRTPPYHCELNPIELAWSSVKRYVKSNNTTFKLPDVQKHLIDGVNQCTPEMWENFVKHVIQIEDRFWNVDMTVDDVMDDDNLHVMTITGDTSDSDDLGCVALE, from the exons atgagtgATGAGCGACCAGTTTCTAGTACACCATTAAAGGTGAACCCTAGAGGAAAA TTCGTCGGAAGTCGTCAAAAACTGatgattgtaaatttgtttaaatcaaaaatgataCAACAGCCAACGTTAAAGGTTAAAGAAGTAGCGATGATAATTTCAAAAGAATTGGGTATTGGTAAAAATACAATCCAGTCAACAATTGCtgaatacaaaaacaaaaaaactgtgAGTTCgccaaataaatcaaaaattcgaGCGACATATAAACAAAAAGTTGATGATTTTGAACGTGACGCGATACGGAGGAAGGTGCACGAGTTTTGGTTCCGAAAACAGTTACCTACACTGGATAAAATTTTAACAGCCGTTAACGAAGACCCAGACTTAAACACATACAAAAGGTCTACTCTACATTTACTAATACATGACTTAAATTTTGTATACGTCAAACGTGGCCGTAACAGCGCTCTCATAGAGAGAGATGATATTGTGTTATGGcgcacaaaatatattgaagatATACGTAAATACCGGGCACAAAGAAGAACGATATACTACCTGGACGAGACCTGGGTCAACGCAGGTGACTGTAACGACAGAATATGGCAGGATAATACTGTTACGTCCCACAGAGATGCCTTTTTGAGCGGTCTTTCTACTGGCGCACCGAATCCTACAGCAAAAGGGAAACGACTTATTGTTGTTCATATTGGATCAAACGAGGGTTTTGTCGACGGTGGCTTATTGGTATTCGAATCCAAAAAAGGTTCTTCAGATTATCACGAAGAAATGAATGGTGATGTTTTTTTCGACTGGTTGAAAGGCGTCATTCCATTACTTAAAGACAATTCTGTCATAGTTATGGACAATGCGCCTTATCACTCAGTTAAAGTAGAAAAATGCCCAACATTAGGATGGAAAAAGGCGGAAATTGAAAGTTGGCTTGAAGAAAAGGGTGAACCATTCCAAAGGCCGATCAACAAGGTAGGACTAATGGAAATCGTAAAGCGTATTAAACCGCAGTTCAACAAATACGTTGTTGACGAATAcgtcaaaactaaaaatatgacGGTATTACGGACGCCACCGTATCATTGTGAGTTGAACCCAATTGAACTTGCGTGGTCGTCCGTAAAAAGGTATGTGAAGTCAAACAATACCACATTCAAACTTCCGGACGTACAAAAACATTTGATTGATGGTGTTAATCAATGCACTCCCGAAATGTGGGAGAATTTTGTCAAACACGTCATCCAAATAGAAGACAGATTTTGGAATGTGGACATGACCGTCGATGATGTGATGGATGACGACAATTTACATGTAATGACGATCACTGGGGACACGTCCGATTCAGATGACCTTGGATGTGTAGcattagaataa
- the LOC107883088 gene encoding protein ALP1-like, which produces MPKLDRNMFCNRKQVPSVILQGIVDANLMFIDIFAGWPGRSHDARVYRCSKIGQKIINDPESVLPPSCHIIGDGAYPLTEGLMIPFKDNGRLTREQKIFNKKLSSSRILIEQAFGKLIGRFRKLKYAYMCITEIHLKYLIWDNFDCDPVSTEIDFLESNEEEAISGLEKRNMLCNLLAL; this is translated from the exons ATGCCCAAACTTGACAGAAATATGTTCTGTAATAGGAAGCAAGTGCCTAGTGTAATATTACAG GGAATTGTCGATGCCAATTTAATGTTCATTGACATATTTGCTGGTTGGCCTGGTCGTTCTCACGATGCACGAGTATACCGTTGTAGTAAAATTggccaaaaaataattaatgatccTGAATCTGTTTTACCACCATCATGCCATATTATTGGAGATGGTGCATATCCATTAACTGAAGGCTTGATGATACCCTTTAAGGATAATGGACGTTTGACAAgggaacaaaaaatatttaataaaaaattaagtagtaGTCGGATATTGATAGAACAAGCATTTGGGAAATTAATAGGAAGATTCAGAAAATTAAAGTATGCTTACATGTGTATCACAGAGATCcatcttaaatatttgatatgg GACAATTTTGACTGTGATCCAGTATCAACAGAAATTGACTTTCTGGAATCCAATGAAGAAGAAGCTATAAGTGGTTTAGAAAAACGaaatatgttatgtaatttattagctCTCTAA
- the LOC115034973 gene encoding putative nuclease HARBI1, protein MNNNLQFNIRLLLDEEVREIQYNQEQRTLCATLKIERLLSRSRSIYNLPDIEFRKSYRMNKATLERIIEELTPFLKINRRSDGISVESKVSSAVRFLAQGAYQRGVGKETNIGLSQPSVSRVLNEVIDCINLHLLHKFRTRFHIPGVIGVIDGSQIGIFPPSTNHNQYPEFVYVNRKGFHSINTQLIVDHTYRILNVNAKFPGSTHDSHIWKMSLVRNHLSNTYRRDHEWLLGDSGYPLEPWLLTPFNNPGDGSPESRFNVKFTSARSVVERAIGMLKGRWRCLCKQRMLHYKPTIASKIINACAVFHNICIDNFDAVGEDEEYDEPYNANDLIHFPAGNALHTEGNNNRSEIMDYINRVQ, encoded by the exons atgaataataatttacaattcaaTATTCGATTGTTGCTGGATGAAGAAGTTCGAGAAATACAATACAATCAAGAGCAGCGAACATTGTGTGCTACTCTTAAAATAGAAAGACTTTTAAGTCGTAGCcgaagtatatataatttaccagACATTGAATTTCGGAAATCATATCGAATGAATAAGGCTACATTAGAACGTATTATTGAAGAACTGACACCATTCTTGAAGATAAACCGTAGAAGTGACGGAATATCAGTAGAATCCAAA gttagTTCTGCTGTTCGATTTCTTGCTCAAGGTGCTTACCAAAGAGGCGTGGGTAAAGAAACTAACATTGGCTTATCCCAGCCTTCAGTGAGTAGAGTTTTGAATGAAGTTATTGATTGTATTAATTTGCATCTACttcataa GTTTCGTACACGATTTCATATTCCTGGAGTAATTGGAGTAATTGATGGTTCACAAATTGGTATATTCCCTCCTTCAACTAATCATAATCAGTACCCTGAATTTGTATATGTAAATCGGAAAGGGTTTCATTCCATCAATACCCAGTTG atagttGATCATACCTACCGGATACTGAATGTAAATGCCAAGTTCCCTGGATCCACACACGATTCTCACATTTGGAAAATGTCGTTAGTTAGAAACCATTTAAGTAACACATACAGGCGTGATCATGAATGGCTTTTGGGTGATAGTGGTTATCCATTAGAGCCTTGGTTACTAACACCTTTCAATAATCCAGGAGATGGAAGCCCAGAAAGCAGGTTTAATGTTAAGTTCACTTCAGCTAGATCAGTTGTGGAACGAGCTATTGGCATGTTGAAAGGTCGATGGAGATGCCTTTGCAAACAAAGGATGTTGCATTATAAGCCAACAATtgcaagtaaaattataaatgcctgCGCAGTTTTCCACAATATTTGTATTGACAATTTTGATGCCGTTGGTGAAGATGAAGAATATGATGAACCTTATAATGCCAATGACTTAATACATTTTCCAGCAGGAAATGCTCTTCACACAGAGGGTAATAATAATCGATCAGAAATTATGGATTATATAAATCGtgttcaataa
- the LOC107883087 gene encoding uncharacterized protein LOC107883087: RLLTKKDGVCELHFAPEDIISYKIFEDAAGNEIKHQLKRNMIDTWNLKIPRADRLLTKKDGVCELHFAPEDIISYKIFEDAAGNEIKHQLKRVSLNANAIPYLLHESSDVQLASSSGTTLIPTPQVEVLASTSVQKPTSCIDKITQPKTPVWFQQFEGIKNKQLEAINKNATQLNDRFDKLEKREEAMLLIQEQLVSKLGEANKIELQKLELFKQMFNLG; the protein is encoded by the exons ATAGATTATTAACCAAAAAAGATGGAGTATGTGAACTCCATTTTGCTCCTGaagatattatttcatataagaTATTTGAGGATGCAGCaggaaatgaaataaaacatcaGCTCAAGAGA AACATGATTGATAcatggaatttaaaaattccacgAGCAGATAGATTATTAACCAAAAAAGATGGAGTATGTGAACTCCATTTTGCTCCTGaagatattatttcatataagaTATTTGAGGATGCAGCaggaaatgaaataaaacatcaGCTCAAGAGAGTTAGTTTAAATGCTAACGCTATACCAT ATTTATTACACGAATCTTCTGATGTTCAATTGGCATCCAGTTCTGGTACAACGTTGATTCCTACACCACAAGTTGAAGTTTTAGCTTCTACTTCAGTACAAAAACCAACATCATGTATAGATAAAATCACACAGCCAAAAACACCCGTCTGGTTTCAACAATTTgaaggtataaaaaataaacaacttgaggcaattaataaaaatgcaacACAACTTAATGATCG ATTTGACAAATTAGAAAAAAGAGAAGAAGCCATGTTGCTGATACAGGAACAACTTGTAAGCAAGTTGGGTGAAGCTAACAAAATAGAGTTACAAAAGCTGGAactttttaaacaaatgtttaatttagGTTAA
- the LOC115034974 gene encoding uncharacterized protein LOC115034974, whose product MELVGDLSTPAFINALNRFFDRRGRSITVYTDNATNFVGANRKMKEWSDLFHSEQNKKKVHDALTDLGVQWRFIPPRSPHFGGVWEAAVKSMKHLLQKTVGNAHLRFEELSTVLTRAEACLNSRPITPMSSDPNDTSFLTPGGRFC is encoded by the coding sequence ATGGAATTAGTCGGAGATCTGAGCACACCAGCATTTATTAACGCACTAAATCGTTTTTTTGATCGACGAGGAAGAAGTATTACTGTTTATACCGACAACGCGACTAACTTTGTTGGAGCAAATCGCAAAATGAAGGAATGGAGCGATCTATTTCATtcggaacaaaataaaaaaaaggtacatGACGCGTTAACAGACCTCGGCGTTCAATGGCGTTTTATTCCCCCGCGATCACCACACTTCGGTGGGGTATGGGAAGCTGCGGTCAAATCCATGAAGCATTTACTACAGAAGACTGTAGGTAACGCTCACTTGCGTTTTGAAGAGCTTAGTACTGTGCTTACGCGCGCCGAAGCTTGCCTAAATTCCCGACCTATTACTCCTATGTCATCCGACCCAAACGACACATCCTTTTTGACCCCAGGGGGCCGATTCTGCTAA